In Pseudoalteromonas translucida KMM 520, the following are encoded in one genomic region:
- a CDS encoding EAL and HDOD domain-containing protein: protein MSVFVARQAILNRRQNVVAYELLFRDSDKNYFPEISDGQATARLIMENQLNLGTRHITSGKKALINIGPESLKLDLCAFLPCKDVVIELLETIEPTDDNYELCRDLFHSNYKLALDDFVYTPQWERFLKLVNLIKFDIRQTPLPEIALVVKKLKKHKRIKILAEKIETPEEFELAYKMGFDYFQGYYFAKPTMLKQNDIDYNYALVIAIYAEVMKPNLDINVISGLFELDAALAYKLLRLINSGVFPIKSKISSLKQALVYLGQERLKKFVSLIVTAYTVKSKPAELMKMCVVRARFCELIAAQISKQQKGEAFLTGLFSLLDAILDQPMSLLVNKLPFPDDIKAALQGEKNTLHYILDTVKAYESGSWWALEQAVLLINIESKLLPNIYKQAVDWADSYKNIT, encoded by the coding sequence GTGTCTGTATTTGTTGCAAGGCAAGCAATATTAAATCGTCGCCAGAATGTGGTTGCTTATGAGCTATTATTTCGTGATAGTGATAAAAACTATTTTCCGGAAATATCTGATGGCCAAGCAACGGCAAGATTGATCATGGAGAATCAGCTTAACTTAGGAACCCGGCATATAACATCAGGTAAAAAAGCACTGATTAATATAGGCCCAGAGTCGTTAAAGCTCGATTTATGTGCATTTTTACCCTGTAAAGATGTGGTTATTGAGTTACTCGAAACCATAGAGCCCACAGACGATAATTATGAGTTATGCCGTGATTTATTTCATAGTAATTATAAACTAGCGTTAGATGATTTTGTGTACACCCCTCAATGGGAGCGTTTTTTAAAGCTGGTAAATCTGATTAAGTTTGATATACGCCAAACCCCATTACCGGAAATTGCCCTGGTTGTTAAAAAGCTAAAAAAACACAAAAGAATAAAAATACTTGCCGAAAAAATAGAAACGCCCGAGGAGTTTGAACTTGCATATAAAATGGGCTTTGATTACTTTCAAGGGTATTATTTTGCAAAGCCAACCATGCTTAAACAAAACGACATAGACTATAATTACGCGCTGGTAATTGCAATTTATGCAGAAGTTATGAAACCCAATCTAGATATAAACGTAATTTCTGGTTTATTTGAGCTTGATGCTGCGCTGGCATACAAGCTATTACGCTTAATTAATAGTGGTGTGTTTCCTATTAAAAGCAAAATATCTTCCCTTAAACAAGCATTAGTCTACTTAGGTCAGGAACGGTTAAAAAAGTTTGTAAGTTTGATCGTGACTGCTTATACAGTTAAGTCTAAGCCTGCCGAATTAATGAAAATGTGCGTAGTTCGTGCTCGCTTTTGTGAGCTAATTGCCGCGCAAATAAGTAAACAGCAAAAAGGTGAAGCTTTTTTAACCGGGCTGTTTTCGTTACTCGATGCCATATTAGATCAACCCATGAGTTTACTAGTTAATAAACTTCCATTTCCAGATGACATTAAAGCAGCGTTACAGGGTGAAAAAAACACCTTACATTATATTCTTGATACCGTAAAAGCATACGAATCAGGAAGCTGGTGGGCATTAGAGCAGGCAGTTTTATTAATAAATATAGAGAGTAAATTACTACCTAACATATATAAACAAGCGGTAGATTGGGCCGATAGCTATAAAAATATCACGTAA
- a CDS encoding putative bifunctional diguanylate cyclase/phosphodiesterase: MRLSLTQSAASILYLGFIQFFLVVAFLGALESIIVTQSLMPVISLQLSLTALGLAVLLAFLPKVLPTKKIKYLIPILLITGAILFINFELSLWRHDSSSWFWDSHNPFISSFSAVMVFVFFLALIIKIKNPITTVNGSMTAKVITFFAIFIGITLWHVTAVQTVTNAAVDAQNKIKFVETILNKNLESHITSLTRIKTRLEAVNSDDFIKMANIDLRGYTQDFEIISSMLLLDENLKHISGTTYSKQFTNDGLIATSPITNWLKAAKNEVRFAANSATLDTDTPIIMFSIPITASNGKQYQVLALLNLNLLIENRYIDYLSSFDTFIELTPKIYFAIDKKQKNVQDLNSLLSRYSKHYIIKEIVVRGFIKHNVYSFIKDYSKLKEAAQIEQMIIWLTFAFIYILILATDSTFLLRQQSVALHKMAKYDELTGLLRRDALNAEIEAKQVNYVNVNCTIVFFNLDGFSAVNNSLGHELGDMVLQLVAKRLKKNAVKAGAIARFGNDEFVLYYCNISKQQLSEEITLIIKSLADIYNLGEVDIHLTVSVGIAMSDGEVISPTLLLQQADIAMDNAKALGGNQFCFYHKLMDESHKFMVTIRSELQKAIKNEELEVYYQPIYNLTTQCIIAVEALVRWKNNGSYVSPAVFIPIAEQTGQILQVGEQVLTQVLNDMSSIAELQNICVAVNFSPQQIQQRNFTEKLCKLTTEKNIQSNLLTIEVTEMIMSEKGAIEEVLKALMNKGFNVAIDDFGTGYSSLSYLSRQPANIIKIDREFTIGAELAGQKRALLEGIINICIQLNKTVVVEGVESPELIDYLSKFNNIRIQGFYYCKPLPLDKLIEYIHSNK, translated from the coding sequence ATGAGACTATCCCTAACTCAATCAGCAGCAAGTATATTGTATTTAGGTTTTATTCAATTTTTTCTTGTCGTTGCTTTTTTGGGTGCCTTAGAAAGTATTATCGTTACGCAAAGCTTAATGCCGGTTATTTCTCTGCAACTTTCTTTGACTGCGCTAGGGTTAGCTGTTTTATTGGCTTTTTTACCTAAGGTTTTACCTACAAAAAAAATTAAATACCTCATACCTATATTACTCATTACCGGTGCTATATTGTTTATTAACTTTGAGCTAAGTTTGTGGAGACACGATAGCAGTAGCTGGTTTTGGGATAGCCATAATCCTTTTATCTCATCTTTTAGTGCTGTAATGGTATTTGTATTTTTTTTAGCTTTAATTATAAAAATTAAAAATCCTATTACTACCGTTAATGGCTCAATGACCGCTAAAGTTATTACGTTTTTTGCTATTTTTATTGGCATAACACTTTGGCATGTTACCGCGGTTCAAACAGTAACTAACGCAGCTGTAGATGCACAAAATAAAATTAAGTTTGTTGAAACTATACTCAATAAAAACCTCGAAAGTCATATCACATCACTTACTCGCATAAAAACACGTTTAGAAGCAGTGAATAGCGACGATTTTATAAAAATGGCTAACATAGATTTAAGAGGTTATACCCAAGACTTTGAAATTATAAGCAGTATGCTTCTTCTAGATGAAAATTTGAAGCATATAAGCGGTACAACTTACTCTAAGCAATTTACTAATGACGGATTAATTGCAACCAGTCCTATTACAAACTGGTTAAAAGCCGCTAAAAATGAAGTCAGATTTGCAGCTAACTCAGCAACCTTAGACACAGATACACCAATAATTATGTTCTCAATTCCGATAACGGCAAGCAATGGTAAGCAATACCAAGTGTTGGCACTGTTAAATTTAAACTTGTTAATTGAAAACAGATACATAGATTACCTCAGCTCGTTTGATACCTTTATTGAGTTAACACCTAAAATTTATTTCGCAATCGACAAAAAACAAAAAAATGTTCAAGATTTAAATAGCTTATTAAGCCGTTATAGCAAGCATTATATAATTAAGGAAATTGTTGTAAGAGGATTTATTAAGCACAACGTTTATAGCTTTATTAAAGATTATTCAAAGCTTAAAGAAGCAGCACAAATTGAGCAAATGATAATATGGCTTACTTTTGCGTTTATTTATATTTTGATATTAGCCACTGATTCTACTTTTTTGCTCAGGCAACAGTCTGTTGCGTTACATAAAATGGCTAAATACGATGAATTAACCGGCTTGCTGCGCCGTGATGCATTAAATGCAGAAATAGAGGCTAAGCAAGTTAACTATGTAAATGTTAATTGTACGATAGTCTTTTTTAATTTAGATGGCTTTAGCGCAGTAAATAATAGTTTGGGCCATGAATTAGGTGACATGGTTTTGCAATTAGTCGCTAAAAGGCTTAAAAAAAATGCAGTTAAAGCGGGTGCTATAGCGCGTTTTGGCAACGATGAGTTTGTATTGTATTACTGTAATATATCTAAGCAGCAGTTATCGGAGGAAATTACACTCATAATAAAATCGCTAGCCGATATATATAACTTAGGTGAGGTTGATATCCATCTTACTGTGAGTGTTGGCATAGCTATGTCTGATGGAGAAGTCATTAGCCCTACATTACTACTGCAACAAGCAGATATAGCAATGGATAACGCCAAAGCTTTAGGCGGCAATCAATTTTGTTTTTACCATAAGCTTATGGATGAGAGCCATAAGTTTATGGTTACAATTAGAAGTGAGCTACAAAAAGCGATTAAAAATGAGGAGTTAGAGGTTTATTATCAACCCATTTATAACTTAACCACTCAGTGTATTATTGCTGTAGAAGCATTAGTTCGCTGGAAAAATAATGGCAGTTATGTTTCTCCTGCTGTTTTTATTCCTATTGCTGAACAAACAGGGCAAATATTACAAGTGGGCGAACAAGTGCTTACTCAAGTACTAAACGATATGAGTAGCATAGCTGAATTACAAAACATTTGTGTTGCAGTTAATTTTTCACCGCAACAAATACAACAGCGAAACTTTACCGAAAAACTTTGTAAGTTAACGACTGAAAAAAACATACAATCTAACTTGCTCACCATCGAAGTGACCGAAATGATTATGTCGGAAAAAGGCGCTATTGAAGAGGTGCTTAAAGCGCTAATGAATAAAGGCTTTAATGTTGCAATTGATGACTTTGGGACGGGTTACTCTAGTTTGTCTTATTTATCGCGTCAGCCGGCAAACATTATAAAAATAGATCGTGAATTTACTATTGGCGCCGAATTAGCTGGGCAAAAAAGAGCATTGCTAGAGGGCATTATTAATATTTGCATACAGTTAAATAAAACAGTGGTAGTAGAAGGTGTAGAAAGCCCTGAGCTGATCGATTATTTGTCTAAGTTCAATAACATTCGAATACAAGGCTTTTATTACTGTAAACCTTTGCCTCTGGATAAACTTATAGAATATATACATAGCAACAAATAG
- a CDS encoding DUF418 domain-containing protein translates to MRNYNLDFIRGIAVLGLVFMNIYTFGVFELGYTPLTIPPSSDSLIQTLNLIFVEGRFRSLFSILFGAGLYIQWQRYNLILPLKSRLYWLLLFGLLHGFLLWAGDILFLYGVSGLLAIKYLSSTNEQLLKHAYGFILLSGLATALVMYSVPETLIYRDSPEFNALYSQYFQSYGDHLLSNITMYALMVFMVPILTMWVTTALMLLGIYLYKQQVFVSGLSAKQLILVISGALLFISLRLTTEQYSSGVFYALQELINSVAALCMAVIYIHIAVKLCSNNANTGKLIQQAGRLALSLYISQTLMQLLLFKVLFKQWALSFNRIDYCLVATLLVVIQLIITAIYSRYFQQGPLEYIWRKLTYAKITA, encoded by the coding sequence ATGCGTAATTATAATTTAGACTTCATTCGTGGTATTGCCGTACTTGGCTTGGTGTTTATGAATATATACACCTTTGGAGTATTTGAGCTCGGTTATACGCCACTAACAATCCCACCAAGCAGCGATAGCCTGATTCAAACATTAAACCTAATATTTGTTGAAGGGCGTTTTAGGAGCTTATTTAGCATACTGTTTGGGGCTGGGTTATACATTCAATGGCAACGCTATAACTTGATTTTACCACTTAAAAGTCGCCTATATTGGTTACTACTTTTTGGTTTATTGCATGGGTTTTTACTTTGGGCAGGCGATATTCTATTTTTGTATGGGGTGTCGGGGTTGCTCGCTATAAAGTACTTAAGCAGTACCAATGAGCAACTTCTGAAGCATGCTTATGGGTTTATTTTACTCTCGGGTTTGGCGACCGCTTTAGTTATGTATAGCGTACCAGAGACATTAATATACCGTGACTCGCCAGAGTTTAATGCGTTGTATAGCCAATACTTTCAATCATATGGCGATCACTTGTTATCTAACATAACCATGTACGCGTTAATGGTGTTTATGGTTCCGATACTCACTATGTGGGTAACGACAGCGTTAATGTTGTTAGGTATATATCTGTATAAGCAACAGGTGTTTGTTAGCGGCTTATCGGCAAAGCAACTCATTTTAGTAATTAGCGGTGCGCTACTATTTATCAGTTTACGGCTAACTACAGAGCAATATAGCAGCGGTGTATTTTATGCGCTGCAAGAATTAATTAACAGTGTAGCGGCATTGTGTATGGCGGTTATTTATATTCACATTGCAGTTAAGTTGTGTAGTAACAATGCCAACACAGGAAAATTAATTCAACAAGCAGGGCGTTTAGCATTAAGTTTATATATAAGCCAAACGTTAATGCAACTTTTGTTGTTTAAAGTACTTTTTAAGCAGTGGGCGCTCAGTTTTAATCGCATTGACTATTGCTTAGTTGCTACCTTATTGGTCGTTATTCAGCTTATTATTACCGCCATTTATAGCCGTTATTTTCAACAAGGCCCTTTAGAATACATATGGCGAAAATTAACCTACGCAAAAATCACTGCTTAA
- the rluF gene encoding 23S rRNA pseudouridine(2604) synthase RluF, giving the protein MTDLKRLNKFISDTGFCSRREADKYIEDGRVTVNGIRPEMGVKVSSTDVVLVDGKTLKAIPKRVYIAYNKPVGITCTTERKIQSNIVKAVNYPDRIFPIGRLDRPSEGLIFLTNEGDIVNKILRAGNNHEKEYVVTVDKPLNRQFVTKMGNGVPILDTITKKCKVIQTGAQQFTIILTQGLNRQIRRMCEYLGYEVVTLKRVRIMNVTLKGLKVGQWRHLTEQEMTIINDSISDSGKTQEHSVYDEANALQQQSPPAVAKPQKTSDKKRDFQGENPKRFNQGERTEERKKERSKTPYQKRSTTYVGKPKSIKANKSSDSKGILSLKK; this is encoded by the coding sequence ATGACAGACTTAAAACGATTAAATAAATTTATTAGCGATACTGGCTTTTGTTCGCGACGCGAGGCTGATAAATATATTGAAGACGGTCGTGTTACTGTTAATGGTATTCGCCCGGAAATGGGCGTAAAAGTTTCATCTACAGATGTTGTATTGGTAGATGGTAAAACACTTAAAGCAATCCCTAAACGCGTTTATATTGCCTATAACAAACCCGTTGGTATTACCTGTACTACAGAGCGAAAAATTCAAAGTAATATTGTTAAAGCCGTTAATTACCCCGATCGGATCTTTCCAATAGGGCGCTTAGATCGTCCATCTGAAGGGCTAATATTTTTAACTAACGAAGGCGACATTGTTAATAAAATTTTGCGCGCTGGCAATAATCACGAAAAAGAATATGTAGTTACTGTAGATAAACCATTAAATCGTCAGTTTGTAACTAAAATGGGTAATGGTGTACCTATACTCGATACTATCACTAAAAAATGTAAAGTAATCCAAACCGGGGCGCAGCAGTTTACTATTATTTTAACCCAAGGATTAAATCGTCAAATACGTAGAATGTGTGAGTATTTAGGTTACGAAGTGGTCACACTAAAGCGCGTGCGCATTATGAATGTGACGCTTAAAGGTTTAAAAGTAGGGCAATGGCGCCACTTAACCGAACAAGAAATGACGATTATAAACGACTCAATTTCTGACTCAGGAAAAACCCAAGAGCATTCAGTATATGATGAGGCAAACGCTTTACAGCAACAAAGCCCGCCAGCAGTAGCTAAGCCGCAAAAAACAAGTGATAAAAAACGTGATTTTCAGGGCGAAAACCCTAAACGTTTTAATCAAGGTGAGCGCACAGAAGAACGTAAAAAAGAGCGTAGTAAAACGCCTTATCAAAAGCGCTCAACCACTTATGTTGGCAAACCGAAAAGTATTAAAGCAAATAAGTCATCCGACTCAAAAGGAATATTGAGCCTTAAAAAATAA
- a CDS encoding IS4 family transposase has product MSEFIKELHLTTEFCQVRDIDSFTKHIPLEWIEEAVTQTGRASVRKRRFPAEQAAWLVLGIGLLRNRSISEVCDKLELAFPDAKGELPPLATSSIIKGKEKLGAAPMKHLFKHTATQWEQSQTFDDVCGLKLLSVDGTQFKTQDTPSNRHFGYAQSTTNFPSVLAVTLMSTRTHLISDAAFGPITQSEIHYAQQLVGSAPEHSLTLFDRGFFSAELFTSWQGVSENHHWLTPIKSKMRYEITGSFSEYDHLITMPISPQAKKSAPYLGDTWQARLIQIPTPKGEIKGFITSCVCPEKYPLKALLGVYWQRWEIERGYGELKQYQLSSKPALRSLKQEGIYQELWGILTSYNIVRLEMAEMAKAHKVEPLRISFINALYLIQDEFLWCSGRSPGTIPKKLKELRENGKRLILPEKRKRKAYPRAVLAKTQKYPVRYKRKNTTRS; this is encoded by the coding sequence ATGTCTGAATTTATTAAAGAATTACACCTTACTACTGAGTTTTGCCAAGTTCGTGATATTGATTCGTTCACTAAGCACATTCCCCTTGAGTGGATTGAAGAAGCTGTTACCCAAACAGGAAGAGCATCAGTACGCAAACGACGCTTCCCCGCCGAGCAAGCCGCTTGGCTTGTGTTAGGAATTGGTTTATTAAGAAACCGCTCAATATCTGAAGTCTGTGACAAACTAGAGCTCGCTTTTCCTGACGCTAAAGGAGAGCTTCCACCATTGGCGACCAGCAGTATTATAAAAGGGAAAGAAAAGCTAGGCGCTGCGCCTATGAAGCACCTTTTTAAACATACAGCAACGCAGTGGGAGCAGTCGCAAACGTTTGATGACGTCTGTGGTTTAAAGCTACTAAGCGTTGACGGTACACAATTTAAAACCCAAGATACCCCGAGTAACCGTCACTTTGGATATGCTCAATCGACAACTAACTTTCCCTCAGTACTTGCTGTGACCTTGATGTCGACAAGAACGCATTTAATATCCGATGCAGCGTTTGGCCCTATCACTCAAAGTGAAATTCATTATGCTCAACAGCTTGTTGGCTCAGCACCTGAACATTCATTGACCCTATTTGATAGAGGTTTCTTTTCGGCTGAACTATTCACGAGCTGGCAAGGTGTTAGCGAAAATCATCATTGGCTTACGCCCATTAAAAGCAAAATGCGCTATGAAATAACGGGATCATTTAGTGAGTATGACCACTTAATAACAATGCCTATTTCGCCACAAGCTAAAAAATCAGCCCCTTACCTAGGTGATACATGGCAAGCAAGACTTATTCAAATTCCAACACCTAAAGGTGAAATAAAAGGGTTCATCACCTCATGCGTCTGTCCAGAAAAATACCCGCTAAAAGCGCTACTCGGTGTTTATTGGCAAAGGTGGGAAATAGAGCGAGGATATGGTGAGCTCAAGCAATATCAATTATCTAGTAAACCAGCGCTACGGAGCCTGAAACAGGAAGGTATTTATCAAGAACTATGGGGTATTCTGACGTCATACAATATCGTGAGGCTTGAAATGGCAGAGATGGCTAAAGCCCATAAAGTGGAGCCATTACGCATCAGTTTCATAAACGCATTATACCTGATACAAGACGAGTTTTTATGGTGCTCAGGTCGAAGCCCCGGGACAATCCCTAAAAAGCTGAAAGAACTACGTGAAAACGGGAAACGGCTAATATTACCGGAGAAAAGAAAGCGAAAAGCTTATCCGCGAGCGGTGCTCGCAAAGACACAAAAATATCCGGTTAGGTATAAACGAAAAAACACCACTCGTTCTTAA